GCTCCACCCGTGTTCACCGTCAATGAGCGCACTGCTGCAGCCAGCGCATCCGTGTCCACCGTCGAATTGAAGCTGATGTTCCCCGCTGTGCTGCTCGACAGCACCGTGTCCATCATCAGGGTCACCGCGTCGTTGTATGTCTGGGTCGTGCTGGTGGTCACTGAAGTGCCGCCCAGGATGTTGAACACCGTGCTGCCTCCGGCATCGGTGGTCAGGCTCAGCAGAGCGCGGGTTGCGCCCACGTTATCAGCTCCGCCATTGCCAAACTGGGTCGCTCCTCCGGTGTTCACTGTCAGCGAACGGAATGCCAGGGCTGCTGCATCCGTGTCCACTGTCGAGTTAAAGCTGATGTTCCCAGCCGTGGTGCTCGCCAGCGCCGTGTCCAGCATCAGTGCCACCGAATCATTGTAAGTCTGTGCACCACTCGTTGTGATAGAAGTGCCGCCCAGGATGTTGAATACCGTGCTGCCGGCTGCATCCGTGGTCAGGCTCAGCAGAGCGCGGGTTGCGCCCACGTTGTCTGCTCCGCCATTGCCAAATCCGGTTATTCCGCCGGTGTTCACTGTCAGCGAGCGGAATGCCAGGGCCGCTGCATCCGTGTCCACTGTCGAGTTGAAGCTGATGTTCCCAGACGTGGTGCTGGCCAGCACCGTGTCGAGCATCAGTGTCACAGCGTCATTGTAAGTCTGGGTGGTGCTGGTTGTCACTGAAGTGCCGCCCAGGATGTTAAACACCGTGCTGCCGGCTGCATCCGTGGTCAGGCTTGCCAGAGCGCGGGTTGCACCCACGTTGTCTGCGCCGCCATTGCCAAACTGTGTGGTCCCGCCGGTGTTTACTGTCAGCGCGCGGAATGCCAGGGCCGCTGCATCGGTATCCACTGTCGAGTTGAAGCTGACGTTTCCAGACGTGGTGCTGGCCAGCACCGTGTCGAGCATCAGTGTCACAGCGTCATTGTAAGTCTGGGTGGTGCTGGTCGTCACTGAAGTGCCACCCAGGATGTTGAACACCGTGCTGCCGGCTGCATCCGTGGTCAGGCTTGCCAGAGCGCGGGTTGCTCCCACGTTGTCGGCTCCGCCATTACCGAACTGGGTCGCTCCGCCGGTGTTCACCGTCAGCGAGCGAAGCGCCAAGGCCGCTGCGTTAGTATCCACCGTTGAGTTGAAACTGATGTTACCGGCTGTGGTGCTGGTCAGCACTGCATCCAGCATCAATGTCACCGCACCACCATAAGTCTGGGTGGAAGCGGATGTGATGGCACTTGTGTTGATCAGGGTGGTTCCGGTGACCTGTAACGTGCCCAGGCCGGTGACGGTGTCCGCTGCCTCATTGCCAAAAACGGCATTGCCGGTGACCAGGAGGTTGTTGTTTCCACCAACAACCGTACCTTCGGTGGTGATGGTGCTGCCCGCCAGTTCAGAATTGCCAGCCAGCGTCAGAGTGCCTTTATAAAGCTGCGTGCCAGCGGTGGTGAAAAGACCGTTCACATTGATGGCTTTTTCGGAAGTGAAGTTATCCACGCCGGTGATGCCGCCTGCCAGGGTGAAGGCGGTGCTGAAGTCGAGGGTCAGGTCGTTGGTGCCGCCTGTCAGGCCGGAGGCAAGGGTGAGGGTGGTGCCGGTGAGGGTGGAATCGCCCGTCAGAGTAACGGCCGCATTGTAGGTCTGGGAGCCGGTGGTGGTGAAGGAACCGTTGATGTTGATGGCCTTCTGGGAGATGAAGTTCTGCACGCCAGTGATGCTGCCGGGAAGCGTGAATGCGGTGCTGAAATCCAACGTCAGATTGTTGCCGCCGCCTGTCAGGCCGGAGGCCAGAGTCAGAGAGGTGCCAGTGAGGGTGGAGTTGCCCGTCAGCGTGGCTGCGGCGTTGTAGGTTTGGGAGCCGGTAGTTGTAAAAGCGCCATTGATGTTGATGGCCTTCTGGGAGATGAAATTCTGCACTCCAGTGATGTTGCCGGGCAGGGTAAAGGCGGTGCTGAAATCCAACGTCAGATTGTTGCCGCCGCCTGTCAGGCCGGAGGCCAGAGTCAGAGAGGTGCCAGTCAGGGTGGAGTTGCCCGTCAGGGTGGCTGCGGCGTTGTAGGTCTGGGAGCCGGTGGTGGTAAAAGCGCCATTGATGTTGATGGCCTTCTGGGAGATGAAATTCTGCACGCCGGTGATGTTGCCGGGAAGCGTGAAAGCAGTGCTGAAATCCAAAGTCAGGTTGTTGCCGCCGCCCACCAGGCCGGAAGCCAGGGTCAGGGAGGTGCCCGTCAGGGTGGAATTGCCCGTCAGGGTGGCTGCGGCGTTGTAGGTCTGGGAGCCGGTGGTGGTGAAGGCGCCGTTGATGTTGATGGCTTTTTCGGAAGTGAAGTTATCCACACCAGTGATGCCGCCGGCCAGGGTGAAGGCGGTACTGAAATCGAGGGTCAGGTCGTTGGAGCCGCCGGCCAGGCCGGAGGCCAGGGTGAGGGTGGTGCCGGTGAGGACCGTATCGCCAGCCAAGGTGACTGCTGAATTGTAGGTTTGGGTGCCGGTCGTGGTCACGGAACCTGCATTGAGGGAGATGCCGCTGCCGCCCGTGGCATTGAGGGAGGCGAGGTTGAGGGCACCGCCGAGAGTGAGGTTGGTGCCAGCGTTAAGAGTGAGCGCAGACCCTGCCACTTTGGCAACGGTGGACAGGATGATGGAGGCATCATCGGACTGAAGCGTGTAGGTGGCCGGGACCGTGCCGCCAAACTGGGCCGCTGCGGCGATATTGGCATCGGCAATGGCTGCATCCTGGCGGTGGGTAAAGGAGACGGGTGCTGCCGCACCGGCGGTATTCCGGAAAGCGGGATTGTTGGTCACTAGATTGGCGACTGCTGCGGTACCGCCGCCTGCGCCGTTGCCAGCCCGATAGCTCTGAGTATTCGCCTGCACAGTCACGCCAGCTCCAAAGGAGAGGTCGCCTGTGCCATCGGTGCCGGAATGAACAGAGAGGGAGGAAGCAGTCAGGTTGTTGTTGATGCCGATATTACCGGTGGCGGCCAGGGACATGCTGCCCAGGGTGGTCAAATCAGCGGTGGTGGCCAGAGAACCTCCGCCATTGGTGATGCTGATGCCGCCATTGGCCGTCATGGCACCCACTGAGAGAGCTGCAACATTGTCCACCAGAGTGAAACTACCAGCGCCCAGGTTGATGGTTCCGAGGCCGGCGATGTTGTTGTTGACACTGTTTAGGGTGACCGATCCGTTATCGGTCGTCACATTCAAAGTGAGAGTTTCAATGCGGCCATTGGCACCTGCGCTTTGGGAGATGGTTGCTGCGGCGTTTAAAACGGTCAGCGTCGTGCTTCCGATGCCTGTCAGGATGCCCTGGGTGGCATTCACCAGCCCGACGGTGAAGCCGGAGGAATTGGTGAATGAAAGGCTGTCATTGGCAAAGCCAGCAAAAGTGGCGATGGTGTTGACGTCAGCAACCGCAAGGCCAGTGGGGTTGAGGAAGACACTTCCTGAACTGGACTGGCCACGCAAAGAATCAGCGGTGATGCCAGCTCCGGTATTGGCCTGGGTGACGCCCAGTGAACCAATCAAAGCTACCTGCGCCCCGCCTGCATTGATCTGGTTATTTACCTGAACCGTGCCAGAGGAATTCAGCGTAATATTTGAATTAGTAGCCGTGATGCCGCCTGTGACCGTGACATTGCCACCGAAGTTATTGATCGCCACATTGCCCGCAGAAATGATCGGGCCTACATTCATTCCACCGGGGCGTGTCTGCCCAAAACCCAACCCGCCGCTGCCCACCCCTGCACCGCCCGTCTGAAGGGCCCCGATGTTGTGGGCTACTGTTTGAATGCTGACACCGCCTGTGGCCCCGGTTGCAACCGTGAGGGAGTCGGTGGTAATGGCACCTCCCGTGGCGGTAATGCCGCCATTGCCGGACGTCAGGGAAATATTGTTATATGTTACAGGGGCATTAATCGTCACCGCTCCCCCGGCATTGACGATAAGCCCACCGGTCAAGGTGTTGGTGATGGCAGCGTCAGCGATGAAGTCTCCGGCCGCATTGAAGGTCAGGGAGTTGGCCGAGTTCAAATCCGGGCTGGCATCGGTGACGGTGATGTTGCCTGGATCTGCCCCCAGTGCAGAAGTAGTGACAACCAAAACCCCAAGTCCCAACTGAGTTTGAATGTGGGCCCAGCTCACGTTGTTGACTCCATCATGAGCGGCATTGCTGATGGTCATGTTCGTGGGATCCAGCAGGAGCGTGCCAGCCTGCCCGGCTGGGGCGCGCAGGTCCGCCAAGCCGCGATAAAGCAGGTTGCTTTTCCCGGAGACTTCAGCAAAGCCGCCATTGCCGCCAGCCACGCCGCCGCGTGCAGAGATGTCGCCGTGGTAAACGGTATCCTGGTCTGCCCAGACGATGACTTTGCCGCCGTTGCCTTTTTCAGTGGCATCGGCCTTGATGGAGGCTCCGGCTTCAACGGTTGTGGTGTCTGCTGTGGGGACGGTGCCCTGACCCTGGTAATCCCCGCCAACGAGGACGGTGCCGCCGCCGA
This window of the Prosthecobacter sp. SYSU 5D2 genome carries:
- a CDS encoding filamentous hemagglutinin N-terminal domain-containing protein — translated: MNRLFRDTLMLFTAAISLIPGPYAFANPTGFNLQAGVVAPPIINGNQMIINQASKAAIINWSSFSIALGESTIFNQPAGGAALNRVTGITPSMIEGTLKANGTIWLINPNGTLIGNTGIIQTGSFLASTLDVSNGEFLNYANGLSESVNFSGNSGAAVQNLGKVNASEGDVMLFARHVDNKGEIIAPNGDVGLAAGQEITLVRTGEERIQVKPASAGNVGGTGVDNSGNIEAVQAELKANGGNIYALAVNNSGTVKATGAVMKGGKIFLSAGGGKVTNSGSLTASKGTKGGDIQVTGKDVKIASGSKLDASGALGGGTVLVGGDYQGQGTVPTADTTTVEAGASIKADATEKGNGGKVIVWADQDTVYHGDISARGGVAGGNGGFAEVSGKSNLLYRGLADLRAPAGQAGTLLLDPTNMTISNAAHDGVNNVSWAHIQTQLGLGVLVVTTSALGADPGNITVTDASPDLNSANSLTFNAAGDFIADAAITNTLTGGLIVNAGGAVTINAPVTYNNISLTSGNGGITATGGAITTDSLTVATGATGGVSIQTVAHNIGALQTGGAGVGSGGLGFGQTRPGGMNVGPIISAGNVAINNFGGNVTVTGGITATNSNITLNSSGTVQVNNQINAGGAQVALIGSLGVTQANTGAGITADSLRGQSSSGSVFLNPTGLAVADVNTIATFAGFANDSLSFTNSSGFTVGLVNATQGILTGIGSTTLTVLNAAATISQSAGANGRIETLTLNVTTDNGSVTLNSVNNNIAGLGTINLGAGSFTLVDNVAALSVGAMTANGGISITNGGGSLATTADLTTLGSMSLAATGNIGINNNLTASSLSVHSGTDGTGDLSFGAGVTVQANTQSYRAGNGAGGGTAAVANLVTNNPAFRNTAGAAAPVSFTHRQDAAIADANIAAAAQFGGTVPATYTLQSDDASIILSTVAKVAGSALTLNAGTNLTLGGALNLASLNATGGSGISLNAGSVTTTGTQTYNSAVTLAGDTVLTGTTLTLASGLAGGSNDLTLDFSTAFTLAGGITGVDNFTSEKAININGAFTTTGSQTYNAAATLTGNSTLTGTSLTLASGLVGGGNNLTLDFSTAFTLPGNITGVQNFISQKAININGAFTTTGSQTYNAAATLTGNSTLTGTSLTLASGLTGGGNNLTLDFSTAFTLPGNITGVQNFISQKAININGAFTTTGSQTYNAAATLTGNSTLTGTSLTLASGLTGGGNNLTLDFSTAFTLPGSITGVQNFISQKAININGSFTTTGSQTYNAAVTLTGDSTLTGTTLTLASGLTGGTNDLTLDFSTAFTLAGGITGVDNFTSEKAINVNGLFTTAGTQLYKGTLTLAGNSELAGSTITTEGTVVGGNNNLLVTGNAVFGNEAADTVTGLGTLQVTGTTLINTSAITSASTQTYGGAVTLMLDAVLTSTTAGNISFNSTVDTNAAALALRSLTVNTGGATQFGNGGADNVGATRALASLTTDAAGSTVFNILGGTSVTTSTTQTYNDAVTLMLDTVLASTTSGNVSFNSTVDTDAAALAFRALTVNTGGTTQFGNGGADNVGATRALASLTTDAAGSTVFNILGGTSVTTSTTQTYNDAVTLMLDTVLASTTSGNISFNSTVDTDAAALAFRSLTVNTGGITGFGNGGADNVGATRALLSLTTDAAGSTVFNILGGTSITTSGAQTYNDSVALMLDTALASTTAGNISFNSTVDTDAAALAFRSLTVNTGGATQFGNGGADNVGATRALLSLTTDAGGSTVFNILGGTSVTTSTTQTYNDAVTLMMDTVLSSSTAGNISFNSTVDTDALAAAVRSLTVNTGGATQFGNGGADNVGGNRALASLTTDAAGSTVFNILGGTSVTTAGAQT